One window from the genome of Bdellovibrio sp. NC01 encodes:
- the glmS gene encoding glutamine--fructose-6-phosphate transaminase (isomerizing) gives MCGIVGYLGPQNPKDIIISGLKKLEYRGYDSAGIAVLDHGKTKRVRAQGKLKALEDKLVGEKFDGHLGIGHTRWATHGKPSERNAHPHQVRGINLVHNGIIENYLDIREELLAQGADITSDTDTELVAHLIANEVENTKDLFKAVERTLTKLRGAFSILVMWEQEPDRLIAFKDGPPLVVGLGEKEMFVASDVQALIQYTKKFVYLDDREIAEIKGADVKFFSANGFPIQKKVVELNWNPEMVEKQGYAHYMLKEIYEQPRAVASAIEPHVNPETFAVALKKVGFGGQPVQKLEELDIATDWAKTQEVFKGIERVFIIACGTSYYAGTVGKYLIEQLARIPVEVDIASEFRYRNPVIPAKTLVMTISQSGETADTLAAIRLAKEMGATTLSICNVRNSTIDREAHGHLYMNSGPEIGVASTKAFTSTLAVLNCLAIAMAHTRGNLNDKEQAELVKSLLAVPSQMESVLAFDKYFNEAANDLKQFRGFLYMGRGTSFPIAMEGALKLKELAYMHAEGYAAGEMKHGPLALIDERMAIVMVAPTDHWYEKTISNLEEARARGGKIISIGTGENDKLRGISEHYLALPKAHWTVNTILSVIPLQLMSYHLACNLGYDVDQPRNLAKSVTVE, from the coding sequence ATGTGCGGTATCGTAGGTTATCTTGGACCTCAAAATCCTAAAGACATTATCATTAGCGGTTTAAAAAAATTAGAATACCGTGGTTATGACAGCGCCGGTATTGCTGTTCTTGATCATGGCAAAACAAAACGTGTTCGTGCTCAAGGGAAATTGAAAGCTCTTGAAGACAAACTTGTGGGCGAAAAATTCGATGGCCACTTGGGTATCGGTCATACTCGTTGGGCGACTCACGGTAAACCGTCAGAGCGCAATGCCCATCCTCACCAAGTTCGTGGCATCAACCTTGTTCATAACGGTATTATCGAAAACTATCTTGATATCCGTGAAGAACTTTTGGCTCAAGGTGCGGATATCACGTCTGACACAGATACAGAGCTTGTTGCTCACTTGATCGCCAATGAAGTTGAAAACACAAAAGATCTTTTCAAAGCTGTTGAAAGAACTTTGACGAAACTTCGTGGTGCGTTTTCGATCCTTGTGATGTGGGAACAAGAACCAGATCGTTTGATCGCTTTCAAAGACGGCCCACCATTGGTTGTTGGTCTTGGCGAAAAAGAAATGTTCGTGGCATCAGACGTTCAAGCGTTGATCCAATACACTAAAAAATTCGTTTACCTTGATGACCGCGAAATTGCTGAAATCAAAGGTGCTGACGTGAAGTTCTTCTCTGCGAACGGTTTCCCAATTCAAAAGAAAGTTGTTGAATTGAACTGGAACCCAGAGATGGTTGAAAAACAAGGCTACGCTCACTACATGCTTAAAGAAATTTATGAGCAGCCACGTGCCGTAGCTTCTGCCATCGAACCTCACGTGAACCCAGAGACTTTCGCAGTCGCTTTGAAAAAAGTGGGCTTCGGTGGTCAACCGGTGCAAAAACTGGAAGAGCTTGATATCGCGACGGACTGGGCGAAAACTCAGGAAGTGTTCAAAGGTATCGAACGCGTCTTCATCATTGCCTGCGGTACAAGTTATTATGCCGGTACTGTTGGTAAATACTTGATCGAACAATTAGCGCGCATTCCGGTTGAAGTGGATATCGCTTCTGAGTTCCGTTACCGCAATCCTGTGATCCCAGCGAAAACGTTGGTGATGACGATTTCTCAATCTGGTGAAACGGCAGATACGTTGGCAGCCATCCGTCTTGCAAAAGAAATGGGTGCAACGACTTTGAGTATCTGTAACGTACGCAACTCAACAATTGATCGTGAAGCTCACGGTCACTTGTACATGAATTCAGGTCCAGAGATCGGTGTCGCTTCAACAAAAGCGTTCACAAGTACTTTGGCGGTATTGAATTGCTTGGCTATCGCAATGGCGCACACACGCGGCAACTTGAACGACAAAGAACAAGCAGAGCTTGTAAAATCTTTGTTGGCAGTACCAAGCCAAATGGAATCGGTTCTTGCGTTCGACAAATACTTCAATGAAGCAGCGAACGATTTGAAACAATTCCGTGGCTTCTTGTACATGGGTCGTGGCACAAGCTTCCCAATCGCGATGGAAGGTGCTTTGAAATTGAAGGAACTTGCTTACATGCACGCTGAAGGTTATGCCGCAGGCGAAATGAAGCATGGTCCTTTGGCGTTGATTGATGAACGTATGGCGATCGTGATGGTTGCACCAACAGATCACTGGTACGAAAAAACGATCAGCAACTTGGAAGAAGCTCGTGCGCGTGGTGGAAAAATTATTTCTATCGGCACAGGCGAAAACGATAAATTGCGTGGTATCAGCGAGCACTACTTGGCATTGCCGAAAGCTCACTGGACAGTGAATACGATCCTGTCAGTGATTCCATTGCAATTGATGTCTTATCATCTTGCTTGCAACCTGGGTTACGATGTTGATCAGCCACGTAACTTGGCGAAGTCAGTAACAGTAGAATAA
- the glmU gene encoding bifunctional UDP-N-acetylglucosamine diphosphorylase/glucosamine-1-phosphate N-acetyltransferase GlmU → MAEQSAQKLTVIALAAGKGTRMKSPLPKVLHPVAGRPMIEKVIQASKQAGAAEVRVIVGHGQALVRQVVEPMGVACYVQDEQLGTAHAVRCAKPENIEGDVVIMNGDHPLIEASDIKDFLRIFRDEKCDLAVVTAELKNPGEFGRIVRNRGELMAIVEAKDASAEALKIKEINTGIYIAKAEVLAQYLPQIQNNNAKKEFYITDLISLCIQDKCRVQAIKGNPKVAVGVNNQVELAKATRLIFKRKALQLLEDGVLMIDPRTAYVEESVQIGAGTVLYPNVFIRGRTQIGSFCVIESNSFISDCEIANSVQVRGGSYLESSKLHDKVSVGPYARLRPETEIMEEAHVGNFVEMKKTKFGKKSKAGHLTYLGDAEVGEEVNVGCGTITCNYAADRKKYKTKIGNRVFVGSDTQFIAPISIGDDAVIGSGSTITKDVPAKALAVARGKQFVKENYAVKSTETDSKE, encoded by the coding sequence ATGGCAGAACAATCCGCCCAAAAATTGACAGTGATCGCCTTAGCTGCGGGAAAAGGGACTCGTATGAAGTCACCTCTTCCAAAAGTGCTTCATCCAGTAGCAGGCCGTCCGATGATTGAAAAAGTAATTCAGGCGTCAAAACAAGCGGGTGCTGCAGAAGTTCGCGTTATCGTTGGTCACGGCCAAGCATTGGTTCGTCAAGTTGTAGAACCAATGGGTGTTGCGTGCTACGTGCAAGACGAACAATTGGGAACAGCACACGCAGTTCGTTGTGCTAAACCAGAAAACATCGAAGGCGATGTTGTGATCATGAATGGTGACCATCCATTGATCGAAGCGTCTGACATCAAAGATTTCCTAAGAATTTTCCGCGACGAAAAATGTGATCTTGCGGTTGTAACTGCCGAATTGAAAAATCCTGGCGAGTTCGGTCGTATCGTGCGTAACCGTGGTGAATTGATGGCCATCGTTGAAGCCAAAGACGCATCTGCAGAAGCTTTGAAAATTAAAGAGATCAACACAGGTATCTACATCGCTAAAGCAGAAGTGCTTGCGCAATACCTTCCGCAAATTCAAAACAACAACGCGAAAAAAGAATTCTACATCACTGATTTGATTTCTTTGTGCATTCAAGACAAATGCCGCGTGCAAGCGATCAAAGGAAATCCAAAGGTTGCTGTGGGCGTGAATAATCAAGTGGAGCTTGCGAAAGCAACGCGTTTGATTTTCAAACGTAAAGCTTTGCAATTGCTTGAAGACGGGGTGTTGATGATCGACCCACGTACAGCGTATGTGGAAGAGTCTGTGCAAATCGGCGCTGGCACTGTGTTGTATCCAAATGTCTTCATTCGTGGTCGTACACAAATCGGTTCGTTCTGTGTGATCGAATCAAATTCATTCATTTCTGATTGCGAAATCGCCAACAGCGTTCAAGTACGCGGCGGTTCGTATCTTGAAAGCTCTAAGTTGCACGATAAGGTTTCTGTGGGACCTTACGCGCGTCTTCGCCCTGAAACAGAAATCATGGAAGAAGCGCATGTTGGTAACTTTGTTGAGATGAAAAAAACCAAATTCGGTAAGAAATCTAAAGCAGGTCACTTGACGTATCTTGGCGACGCAGAAGTTGGCGAAGAAGTGAACGTAGGTTGCGGAACTATAACTTGCAACTACGCTGCGGACAGAAAGAAATATAAAACGAAGATTGGTAACCGTGTGTTCGTTGGCAGTGATACACAATTCATCGCTCCGATCTCTATCGGTGACGATGCTGTGATTGGTTCCGGTTCAACAATCACGAAAGACGTTCCTGCAAAAGCTCTTGCAGTGGCGCGTGGTAAACAATTTGTAAAAGAAAATTACGCTGTCAAGTCGACAGAGACTGACAGCAAAGAGTAG
- a CDS encoding DUF2817 domain-containing protein encodes MQANIFHQSSWATTAIGTPIELYKKTHSGSGFSEQPILMIGGVHGDEPEGVRLANELLKWLQENEKTRSQMIRPWILIPCINPDGFAKNQRTNSNGVDLNRNFPSSDWNSEAKAPRYYPGPSPGSEREVQALVKLIEDEKPQLIVHFHSWEPCVVYTGSPGQKAAEILATGTGYECREDIGYPTPGSLGQYGWIEHKTPVICIEEQESIDLDKVWPHFRKGLELLLTGGSI; translated from the coding sequence ATGCAAGCAAACATTTTTCATCAATCTTCTTGGGCTACGACTGCAATCGGTACTCCCATTGAGCTGTATAAAAAAACACACAGTGGAAGTGGTTTTTCCGAACAGCCCATTCTGATGATTGGTGGCGTTCACGGCGATGAACCCGAAGGCGTTCGCCTTGCGAATGAACTTCTAAAATGGCTCCAAGAAAATGAGAAAACTCGTAGCCAAATGATCCGCCCATGGATTCTTATTCCATGTATTAATCCAGATGGATTCGCGAAGAACCAAAGAACGAACTCCAATGGCGTGGATCTTAATCGCAACTTCCCTTCCTCTGACTGGAATTCCGAGGCGAAAGCCCCACGATACTATCCCGGCCCTTCGCCTGGGAGCGAGCGTGAAGTTCAGGCATTGGTAAAACTCATTGAGGACGAAAAGCCACAGCTTATAGTACACTTTCACTCATGGGAGCCTTGCGTTGTATACACGGGTTCTCCGGGCCAAAAAGCCGCAGAGATCCTCGCAACGGGCACGGGATACGAATGTCGCGAAGACATTGGTTACCCCACTCCGGGAAGTTTAGGACAGTACGGTTGGATCGAGCACAAAACTCCTGTGATCTGCATTGAAGAGCAAGAGAGCATCGATCTGGATAAAGTGTGGCCTCATTTCCGCAAGGGACTTGAACTTTTACTGACGGGAGGGAGCATCTAA
- a CDS encoding HAD hydrolase-like protein — translation MAKYKSLVFDLDDTLLDTSGLLVPMASLRACQAMINAGLQCTLEDCMKMRHALASEFSHTEIFTQIANHYGTNTKGKAVHDALEEFYNPEIPMVLPLMAGATENLLHLKEQYTLYLVTMGSFEAQVDKIRALQIDKFFKKIYVLNGFIGEKKEIAFKDILNNEGHEAHELLSIGNRLSSEIRDAKRLGSDTCYFAHGEHIGEKAQYPEDHPDFTIFHHKDLITTCGL, via the coding sequence ATGGCGAAGTATAAATCTCTCGTCTTTGACTTGGATGACACTCTTCTTGATACGTCGGGCCTGTTGGTGCCGATGGCTTCCTTAAGAGCATGTCAGGCGATGATCAATGCGGGACTTCAGTGCACTCTTGAAGACTGTATGAAGATGCGACATGCCCTCGCTTCTGAATTTTCGCACACGGAAATTTTTACGCAGATCGCGAACCACTATGGCACGAACACGAAGGGCAAAGCCGTTCACGATGCTTTAGAGGAATTCTATAATCCTGAAATTCCGATGGTGTTGCCTTTGATGGCCGGTGCCACAGAAAATCTTCTGCACTTAAAAGAACAATACACTTTGTATCTTGTGACGATGGGTTCTTTCGAAGCGCAGGTTGATAAAATCCGCGCTTTGCAAATCGATAAATTCTTTAAAAAGATTTACGTCTTAAATGGTTTCATCGGCGAAAAAAAAGAAATCGCCTTCAAAGATATTTTGAATAACGAAGGCCACGAAGCGCACGAACTTCTGAGCATCGGCAATCGTCTGTCGAGTGAAATTCGCGACGCCAAACGCTTAGGTTCGGATACTTGCTACTTCGCGCACGGTGAACACATCGGTGAAAAAGCGCAGTATCCCGAAGATCACCCTGACTTTACGATTTTCCATCACAAGGATCTGATCACGACATGCGGACTTTAA
- a CDS encoding histidine kinase dimerization/phospho-acceptor domain-containing protein, translating to MRTLKASFLLIGPWDARLQELGAHVATDLNQAWHWIQDSTYNVVALSVTLVLGKKFDEFYEEIKRSNPATQFIAVVPQDFSANQLAVLHQEYTFFRVMTTFQDPDLESHLFSALEEANQRKQDENLALLIREQTAKLKRLQIELEERVQKRTRFLTEARRKLFLTNSRIEGFKGALMAVHQASSVGEIEQLLNDSLAATVQTSWIRIFFHPQDEIFARQVTAQLNFTQLQVPLFRQHEKVGSIFYLRAPDHPFTKDESDFLMRTAEAVALALDRIQKLKESESLKEQWEATFNSMSDPVVLIDHNYNIIQSNKAADERLREREHMIPARKCHQALYNREEPCPGCQRGGNFRVQSSDAQPRTFEVYSHSLVLDSDKPAVYVNLYHDITAQLKMERQILESAKMAELGTIGSSIAHELNNPLGGILSFTQLIKMEMKPDNPLYPDIVEMEAGVQRCKEIVQNLLGFTRNPNADQEGDCSLKEVCTRALKIVELQTKSQGMDVRLHFPGTDVEVLGHLNLLAQALKNLLQNSIDRINEKNRQLKGFKGQIDIEISAGPGFAHIFIKDNGLPEKNPSLPIGLGVPVATQILRDHEADLEFFSGPEHENVAKISFTRLVLRS from the coding sequence ATGCGGACTTTAAAAGCCAGCTTCCTGCTTATCGGTCCCTGGGATGCGCGCCTTCAAGAATTAGGTGCGCATGTTGCCACGGATTTGAATCAGGCATGGCACTGGATTCAAGATTCCACTTACAACGTTGTCGCCTTATCAGTGACTTTGGTTCTTGGAAAAAAGTTCGATGAGTTTTATGAAGAAATCAAACGCTCTAATCCCGCGACACAGTTCATCGCCGTCGTGCCACAGGATTTTTCTGCAAATCAGTTAGCAGTTCTTCATCAGGAATATACGTTCTTTCGTGTGATGACGACATTCCAAGATCCCGATCTGGAAAGTCATTTGTTTTCAGCACTGGAAGAAGCCAATCAACGTAAACAAGATGAAAACCTCGCTTTACTGATTCGCGAACAGACTGCAAAACTGAAACGCTTGCAAATTGAATTGGAAGAACGTGTTCAGAAAAGAACACGTTTCCTAACGGAAGCTCGTCGCAAATTGTTCTTAACGAATTCACGGATCGAAGGCTTTAAAGGCGCTTTGATGGCGGTCCATCAGGCAAGCTCTGTGGGTGAAATTGAACAGCTATTAAATGATTCTTTAGCTGCGACCGTGCAGACTTCGTGGATTCGCATTTTCTTTCATCCTCAAGATGAAATTTTCGCACGCCAAGTAACGGCGCAATTGAATTTCACACAACTGCAAGTGCCACTGTTTAGGCAGCACGAAAAAGTGGGTTCGATTTTTTATCTGCGTGCCCCCGATCATCCCTTCACGAAGGATGAAAGCGATTTCTTAATGCGCACGGCGGAAGCTGTGGCGCTGGCACTGGATCGTATTCAAAAACTTAAAGAATCCGAATCTTTAAAAGAACAGTGGGAAGCGACTTTTAACTCGATGTCGGATCCTGTCGTTTTGATTGATCATAACTACAATATCATTCAATCAAATAAAGCAGCCGACGAACGCTTACGTGAACGCGAGCACATGATTCCAGCGCGCAAATGCCATCAGGCTTTGTACAATCGCGAGGAACCATGTCCTGGCTGTCAACGTGGCGGCAACTTCCGCGTGCAATCTTCCGATGCACAACCGCGCACGTTTGAAGTTTACAGTCACAGTCTGGTGCTAGATTCAGATAAGCCTGCTGTTTATGTAAATCTTTATCACGACATCACAGCGCAATTAAAAATGGAGCGTCAGATCCTTGAGTCTGCAAAAATGGCAGAGCTTGGAACGATCGGTTCTTCGATTGCACATGAGTTGAATAATCCATTGGGAGGTATTCTTTCTTTCACTCAACTTATTAAGATGGAAATGAAACCCGACAATCCGCTTTATCCCGATATCGTCGAGATGGAAGCGGGCGTGCAACGCTGTAAAGAGATCGTGCAAAATCTTTTGGGCTTCACCCGCAATCCAAATGCCGATCAAGAAGGCGATTGCAGTTTGAAAGAAGTGTGCACGCGTGCACTTAAAATTGTTGAGCTACAAACGAAGTCACAAGGCATGGACGTGCGCTTGCACTTCCCTGGGACCGATGTTGAAGTTCTTGGGCACTTAAATCTGTTGGCCCAAGCTTTGAAGAATCTGCTGCAGAATTCTATAGACAGAATTAATGAAAAAAATCGTCAGCTCAAAGGTTTCAAAGGCCAGATCGATATAGAAATTTCTGCTGGTCCAGGGTTTGCCCATATTTTCATCAAAGACAATGGCCTACCCGAAAAAAATCCAAGTCTTCCTATAGGTTTAGGTGTTCCAGTGGCTACTCAGATCCTTCGCGATCATGAAGCGGACCTCGAATTTTTCTCGGGTCCGGAGCACGAAAATGTGGCAAAAATTTCCTTCACCCGTCTAGTTTTGAGGTCCTGA
- a CDS encoding sigma-54 dependent transcriptional regulator has product MRTQRVLILDDESSLRTALFRVLDRKGLNVITANKIEEAKVLCQGDVPVDLAIVDLNLPDGDGIEFMTYLKSLNPAAEVIILTGHATIESAIRATQKGAFHFVTKPFNLEELMSLIEKALTHKKLQQENQQLRSELNKKYKFDQIIGSSEQIQNVLRLIERVADSDSTVLITGESGTGKELMARAIHYNSPRANGPFVPINCGAIPSELLESELFGHMKGAFTGAIANRVGRFEMADGGTIFLDEIGDLEPSLQVKLLRALQERSFEPVGSTKTVTVNVRVIAATNLNLEDAVENNRFREDLYYRLNVIPLVVPALRERKADIPLLLNHFMEVFSKTKGRGLTGITTDALDALVNYGWPGNIRELENLVERMTILKGQGSIEISDLPPKYKSSKVVSTDVGSLEIPDSGMDFNTAVDSFENTLILKALEKTGWNRNQAAALLRLNRTTLVEKIKKKGLTPPNDVNPT; this is encoded by the coding sequence ATGCGAACTCAACGCGTTCTTATATTAGATGACGAGTCATCACTTCGCACAGCACTCTTCAGAGTGTTAGATCGCAAAGGACTTAACGTCATCACAGCCAACAAAATCGAAGAAGCAAAAGTTTTGTGTCAAGGCGATGTGCCTGTTGATCTTGCTATCGTAGATTTGAATCTTCCGGACGGAGACGGCATTGAATTCATGACTTATTTAAAGTCATTGAATCCAGCTGCGGAAGTAATCATTTTGACTGGTCACGCGACAATTGAATCTGCAATTCGTGCAACTCAAAAAGGCGCCTTCCATTTCGTGACTAAGCCATTCAATCTTGAAGAGCTGATGAGCTTGATCGAGAAAGCTTTGACTCACAAGAAGTTGCAACAAGAAAACCAGCAACTTCGTTCTGAATTAAATAAGAAATATAAATTCGACCAAATCATCGGTTCCAGCGAACAAATTCAAAACGTTTTGCGTTTGATTGAACGTGTTGCTGATTCTGATTCAACAGTGTTGATCACGGGTGAGTCTGGAACAGGTAAAGAATTGATGGCTCGTGCGATTCACTACAACTCGCCACGTGCGAACGGTCCTTTCGTTCCAATTAACTGTGGCGCGATTCCGTCGGAGCTTTTGGAAAGTGAATTGTTCGGTCATATGAAAGGTGCCTTCACAGGTGCTATCGCAAACCGTGTCGGTCGTTTTGAAATGGCTGACGGCGGTACGATCTTCCTGGATGAAATCGGCGACCTTGAACCTTCGTTGCAAGTGAAACTTCTTCGCGCTTTGCAAGAACGTAGCTTCGAACCAGTGGGTTCTACAAAAACCGTGACAGTGAATGTTCGTGTGATCGCAGCGACGAACTTGAATTTAGAAGATGCTGTTGAAAACAACAGATTCCGCGAAGACTTGTACTATCGTTTGAACGTTATTCCGTTGGTGGTGCCAGCATTGCGTGAACGTAAAGCTGATATTCCGTTGTTGTTGAATCACTTCATGGAAGTGTTCAGCAAAACGAAAGGCCGCGGTTTGACTGGTATCACAACAGACGCGTTGGATGCTTTGGTAAATTACGGCTGGCCAGGAAATATTCGTGAGCTTGAAAATCTTGTTGAGCGCATGACCATCCTTAAAGGCCAAGGCTCGATCGAAATCAGTGATCTTCCGCCGAAATATAAATCAAGCAAAGTCGTTTCGACTGACGTTGGTTCGTTGGAAATTCCTGATTCAGGAATGGACTTCAACACAGCAGTTGATAGCTTCGAAAACACTTTGATCTTGAAGGCGCTAGAAAAAACAGGCTGGAACCGCAACCAAGCGGCGGCCCTGTTAAGACTGAACAGAACAACGTTGGTAGAGAAGATCAAAAAGAAAGGTCTGACTCCCCCGAACGATGTGAACCCTACTTAA